The following are from one region of the Escherichia sp. E4742 genome:
- the sodC gene encoding superoxide dismutase [Cu-Zn] SodC translates to MKRFSLAILALVVATGAQAASEKVEMNLVTSQGVGQSIGSVTITETDKGLEFSPDLKALPPGEHGFHIHAKGSCQPATKDGKASAAESAGGHLDPQKTNKHEGPEGAGHLGDLPALVVNNDGKATDAVIAPRLKSLDEIKDKALMIHVGSDNMSDQPKPLGGGGERYACGVIK, encoded by the coding sequence ATGAAACGTTTTAGTCTGGCCATTCTGGCGCTGGTTGTTGCGACCGGCGCACAAGCTGCCAGTGAAAAAGTCGAGATGAACCTCGTTACGTCGCAAGGGGTTGGGCAGTCAATAGGTAGCGTAACTATTACTGAAACCGATAAAGGTCTGGAGTTTTCGCCCGATCTGAAAGCATTACCACCCGGTGAGCATGGCTTCCATATTCATGCTAAAGGAAGCTGCCAGCCAGCAACGAAAGATGGCAAAGCCAGCGCCGCAGAATCCGCAGGCGGACATCTTGATCCACAAAAAACCAACAAGCATGAAGGGCCGGAAGGTGCGGGACATTTAGGCGATCTGCCTGCGCTGGTGGTCAATAATGACGGCAAGGCGACCGATGCCGTTATTGCGCCTCGTCTGAAATCACTCGATGAAATCAAAGACAAGGCGCTGATGATCCACGTTGGCAGCGATAATATGTCCGATCAACCTAAACCGCTGGGCGGTGGCGGTGAACGCTATGCCTGTGGTGTTATTAAGTAG
- a CDS encoding aldo/keto reductase — translation MVQRITIAPQGPEFSRFVMGYWRLMDWNMSARQLVSFIEEHLDLGITTVDHADIYGGYQCEAAFGEALKLAPHLRERMEIVSKCGIATTAREENVIGHYITDRDHIIKSAEQSLINLATDHLDLLLIHRPDPLMDADEVADAFKHLHQSGKVRHFGVSNFTPAQFALLQSRLPFTLATNQVEISPVHQPLLLDGTLDQLQQLRIRPMAWSCLGGGRLFNDDYFRPLRDELAVVAEELNAGSIEQVVYAWILRLPSQPLPIIGSGKIERVRAAVEAEALKMTRQQWFRIRKAALGYDVP, via the coding sequence ATGGTTCAGCGTATTACTATTGCGCCGCAAGGCCCGGAGTTTTCCCGTTTTGTGATGGGCTACTGGCGACTGATGGACTGGAATATGTCTGCCCGTCAGTTGGTTAGCTTTATTGAGGAGCATCTGGATCTCGGCATTACCACCGTGGACCATGCTGATATTTATGGCGGCTATCAGTGCGAAGCAGCGTTTGGCGAGGCGTTGAAACTGGCGCCTCATCTGCGTGAACGGATGGAAATCGTCAGCAAATGTGGCATCGCAACAACTGCACGTGAAGAAAACGTTATTGGTCATTACATCACTGACCGCGACCATATTATTAAAAGCGCCGAACAGTCGCTGATTAATCTTGCGACCGATCATCTGGATCTGCTGTTAATCCACCGTCCCGACCCGTTGATGGATGCCGATGAAGTGGCGGATGCGTTTAAACATCTGCATCAGAGCGGCAAAGTGCGCCATTTTGGCGTATCCAACTTCACGCCTGCGCAATTTGCCCTGTTGCAATCACGCCTGCCGTTTACCCTTGCCACTAACCAGGTGGAAATATCCCCGGTGCATCAGCCGTTGCTGCTGGATGGTACGCTCGATCAGCTACAACAACTGCGTATTCGCCCGATGGCCTGGTCTTGTCTTGGCGGTGGTCGTCTGTTTAATGATGATTATTTCAGGCCGCTACGAGATGAACTTGCTGTGGTGGCGGAAGAATTAAACGCGGGCTCTATCGAGCAGGTGGTTTATGCCTGGATATTGCGTCTGCCATCGCAGCCGCTGCCGATTATCGGCTCCGGTAAAATTGAGCGCGTGCGGGCAGCTGTCGAAGCGGAAGCATTGAAAATGACCCGCCAACAATGGTTCCGTATCCGTAAAGCGGCACTGGGTTACGACGTACCATAA
- a CDS encoding DUF1289 domain-containing protein, translating into MAEQLEFFPVQSPCRGICQSDERGFCRGCFRSRDERFNWNNMSDGEKQEVLRLCRQRLMRKLRANKPTSSDEPEQPSLF; encoded by the coding sequence GTGGCGGAGCAACTAGAGTTCTTTCCCGTCCAGAGCCCGTGCCGGGGAATTTGCCAGTCTGATGAGCGCGGATTTTGTCGCGGCTGTTTTCGTAGCCGGGATGAGCGTTTTAACTGGAATAATATGAGCGATGGCGAAAAACAAGAGGTGCTGCGCCTTTGTCGCCAGCGGCTGATGCGTAAATTACGCGCGAATAAGCCAACGTCATCAGATGAACCGGAGCAACCATCACTCTTTTGA
- the nemR gene encoding DNA-binding transcriptional regulator NemR, translated as MNKHTEHDTREHLLATGEQLCLQRGFTGMGLSELLKTAEVPKGSFYHYFRSKEAFGVAMLERHYAAYHQRLTELLQSGEGNYRDRILAYYQQTLNQFCQHGTISGCLTVKLSAEVCDLSEDMRSAMDKGASGVIALLSQALENGRASHCLTFCGEPLQQAQVLYALWLGANLQAKISRNSEPLENALAHVKTIIATPAV; from the coding sequence ATGAACAAACACACCGAACATGATACTCGCGAACATCTCCTGGCGACGGGTGAGCAACTTTGCCTGCAACGTGGATTCACCGGGATGGGATTAAGCGAATTACTGAAGACCGCTGAAGTGCCGAAAGGATCCTTCTATCACTACTTTCGTTCTAAAGAAGCGTTTGGCGTTGCCATGCTTGAACGTCATTACGCAGCATACCACCAGCGACTAACAGAGTTACTGCAATCCGGCGAAGGTAATTACCGCGATCGCATACTGGCTTATTACCAGCAGACGCTGAACCAGTTTTGCCAACACGGAACCATCAGTGGTTGCCTGACAGTAAAACTCTCTGCCGAAGTGTGCGATCTGTCAGAAGATATGCGCAGCGCGATGGATAAAGGCGCTAGTGGCGTGATCGCCCTGCTCTCGCAGGCACTGGAAAATGGTCGTGCCAGCCACTGTTTAACCTTTTGTGGCGAACCGCTGCAACAGGCGCAAGTGCTTTACGCACTATGGCTGGGTGCGAATCTGCAGGCCAAAATTTCGCGCAATTCCGAGCCACTGGAAAACGCGCTAGCACATGTAAAAACCATTATTGCGACGCCTGCCGTTTAG
- the nemA gene encoding N-ethylmaleimide reductase, translating to MSSEKLYSPLKVGAITAANRIFMAPLTRLRSIEPGDIPTPLMAEYYRQRASAGLIISEATQISAQAKGYAGAPGIHSPEQIAAWKKITAGVHAENGHMAVQLWHTGRISHASLQPGGQAPVAPSALSAGTRTSLRDENGQATRVETSMPRALELEEIPGIVNDFRQAIANAREAGFDLVELHSAHGYLLHQFLSPSSNHRTDQYGGSVENRARLVLEVVDAGIEEWGADRIGIRVSPIGTFQNTDNGPNEEADALYLIEQLGKRGIAYLHMSEPDWAGGKPYTEAFREKVRARFHGPIIGAGAYSVEKAETLIGKGLIDAVAFGRDWIANPDLVARLQRKAELNPQRAESFYGGGAEGYTDYPTL from the coding sequence ATGTCATCTGAAAAACTGTATTCCCCACTGAAAGTGGGCGCGATCACGGCGGCAAACCGTATTTTTATGGCACCACTAACGCGTCTGCGCAGCATTGAACCGGGTGATATCCCTACTCCGTTGATGGCGGAATACTATCGCCAACGTGCCAGTGCCGGTTTGATTATTAGCGAAGCCACGCAAATTTCTGCCCAGGCAAAAGGATATGCAGGCGCGCCTGGCATCCATAGTCCGGAACAAATTGCCGCATGGAAAAAAATCACCGCTGGCGTTCATGCTGAAAATGGTCATATGGCCGTACAGCTGTGGCACACCGGACGCATTTCTCACGCCAGCCTGCAACCTGGCGGCCAGGCTCCGGTAGCGCCTTCGGCACTTAGTGCGGGAACGCGTACTTCTCTGCGCGATGAAAATGGTCAGGCGACCCGCGTCGAAACATCCATGCCGCGGGCACTGGAACTGGAAGAAATTCCGGGTATCGTCAACGATTTCCGTCAGGCCATCGCTAACGCCCGTGAAGCCGGGTTTGATCTGGTGGAGCTCCACTCTGCTCACGGTTATTTGCTGCATCAGTTCCTTTCCCCTTCTTCAAACCATCGTACCGATCAGTACGGCGGCAGCGTGGAAAATCGCGCACGTCTGGTGCTGGAAGTCGTTGATGCCGGGATTGAAGAATGGGGAGCCGATCGCATTGGCATTCGGGTTTCGCCAATCGGTACGTTCCAGAATACGGATAACGGCCCAAATGAAGAAGCCGATGCGCTGTATCTGATTGAACAACTGGGCAAACGCGGCATTGCTTACCTGCATATGTCAGAACCAGACTGGGCAGGCGGCAAACCATATACCGAGGCGTTTCGCGAAAAAGTACGCGCCCGTTTCCACGGCCCGATTATCGGGGCTGGCGCATATTCTGTAGAAAAAGCGGAGACGCTGATCGGCAAAGGGTTAATTGATGCTGTGGCGTTTGGCCGTGACTGGATTGCGAATCCAGATCTGGTCGCTCGCTTGCAGCGCAAAGCTGAGCTTAACCCACAGCGTGCTGAAAGTTTCTATGGTGGCGGTGCGGAAGGCTATACCGATTACCCGACGCTGTAA
- the gloA gene encoding lactoylglutathione lyase: MRLLHTMLRVGDLQRSIDFYTKVLGMKLLRTSENPEYKYSLAFVGYGPETEEAVIELTYNWGVDKYELGTAYGHIALSVDNAAEACEKIRQNGGNVTREAGPVKGGTTVIAFVEDPDGYKIELIEEKDAGRGLGN; this comes from the coding sequence ATGCGTCTTCTTCATACCATGCTGCGCGTTGGCGATCTGCAACGCTCCATCGATTTTTATACCAAAGTACTGGGCATGAAACTGCTGCGTACCAGCGAAAACCCGGAATACAAATACTCCCTGGCGTTTGTTGGCTACGGCCCGGAAACCGAAGAAGCGGTGATTGAACTGACCTACAACTGGGGCGTGGATAAATACGAACTCGGCACTGCTTATGGTCACATCGCGCTTAGCGTTGATAACGCCGCTGAAGCGTGCGAAAAAATCCGTCAGAACGGGGGTAACGTCACCCGTGAAGCGGGTCCGGTAAAAGGCGGTACTACGGTTATCGCGTTTGTGGAAGATCCGGACGGTTACAAAATTGAATTAATCGAAGAGAAAGACGCCGGTCGCGGTCTGGGCAACTAA
- the rnt gene encoding ribonuclease T translates to MSDNAQLTGLCDRFRGFYPVVIDVETAGFNANTDALLEIAAITLKMDEQGWLMPDTTLHFHVEPFVGANLQPEALAFNGIDPNDPDRGAVSEYEALHEIFKVVRKGIKASGCNRAIMVAHNANFDHSFMMAAAERASLKRNPFHPFATFDTAALAGLALGQTVLSKACQTAGMDFDSTQAHSALYDTERTAVLFCEIVNRWKRLGGWPLPAAEEV, encoded by the coding sequence ATGTCCGATAACGCTCAACTTACCGGTCTGTGCGACCGTTTTCGTGGTTTTTATCCTGTTGTGATCGATGTTGAAACAGCCGGATTTAACGCCAATACCGATGCGCTGCTTGAGATTGCCGCCATCACCCTGAAAATGGATGAACAAGGCTGGCTGATGCCGGACACCACATTACATTTCCACGTCGAACCATTTGTCGGCGCAAATTTGCAGCCAGAGGCCCTCGCCTTCAACGGCATTGACCCGAATGATCCCGATCGCGGCGCGGTCAGCGAATACGAGGCGCTGCACGAAATTTTTAAAGTTGTACGTAAAGGCATTAAAGCGAGCGGCTGTAACCGCGCCATTATGGTGGCGCACAACGCCAATTTTGATCACAGCTTTATGATGGCCGCCGCAGAACGCGCCTCACTGAAACGTAACCCATTCCACCCTTTCGCCACTTTTGACACCGCGGCACTGGCCGGGCTGGCACTCGGACAAACCGTATTATCAAAAGCCTGCCAGACCGCGGGTATGGACTTCGACAGCACCCAGGCGCACTCCGCGCTGTACGACACCGAACGCACTGCTGTGCTGTTTTGTGAAATCGTCAATCGCTGGAAACGTCTGGGAGGCTGGCCGCTGCCTGCCGCCGAAGAGGTGTAA